The proteins below come from a single Candidatus Flexicrinis affinis genomic window:
- a CDS encoding TrkA family potassium uptake protein: MPHFKHIVIVGCGRLGGALANHLSSEGHNVVVIDRRDGAFDKLGPDFSGFRLIGDAIEPHTLKEAGIQKADCLFATTTGDNTNLMVAQVAKEIFNVKRVVARVFDPAREMLYKELGIETISPVKLSADAFLRLVE, translated from the coding sequence ATGCCACACTTCAAACATATCGTCATCGTCGGCTGCGGCCGATTGGGCGGCGCGCTGGCCAATCACCTGAGCAGTGAGGGCCACAACGTCGTCGTGATCGACCGGCGCGACGGTGCGTTCGACAAGCTCGGCCCGGACTTTTCCGGCTTTCGTCTGATCGGCGACGCGATCGAGCCGCATACGCTCAAGGAAGCCGGCATCCAGAAGGCCGACTGCTTGTTCGCCACTACCACCGGCGACAACACGAACCTGATGGTCGCTCAGGTCGCCAAGGAGATCTTTAACGTGAAACGGGTGGTCGCCCGCGTCTTCGACCCGGCGCGCGAGATGCTGTACAAGGAGTTGGGTATCGAGACGATCAGCCCGGTAAAATTGTCGGCTGACGCGTTTCTGAGGCTGGTGGAATAG
- a CDS encoding protein kinase — protein MMFNSLSGQTLGKYELRDLLGSGGMGAVYRGYDHALRREVAVKVINLAAGGADLQARFIREAQTSAALEHNHIVRIYDYGVERDINYVVMQYLTGGSLAERIKQAADQGRPRASLTEVAALLQHLASALDYAHKQGVVHRDIKPANVMFNNQGQAFIVDFGIAKLLTGATNLTGTNMAMGTPSYMPPEQWSQRDLTPAADQYALAVTTYQLVSGRLPFEADSVPSLWYKIENDQPTPLHILRPDIPHEAMLVINRAMGKIPAERFPNCTQFAQAFEAATYGAESGATEYFTFKLARPASAVSRTPTPQTPGGSSGSGTPPPSSRTPSIAVTPPVSQPRGGFPRGLLIVGALAIVALLVVAAALLGGRGPSESDLRLTEVNQTLVAVGLATASEATRQSGLELIVTETATDSPTDSPSPTATDAPTDEPTRAPSETPTDSPTSTPTATATDAPSATPTDEPTATATISAREAALATLDTAATMTATQWTPTWTPDFDATVRAELTAVFVETQIARATARAEERLVAQQTQDASATAETIETLSADQTRVAQQTQVVAATERAQATVFAQQTLDAAAIVSAEQTAAAQAEFDAQATGIAEVTLSAQQTLAAAATVGAEQTAAAQVEFDARATGIAQATVFAQQTLDAAPTITPTIGPEGGLYHVQAGDTIASIAVRFNVSVLSLMAANQITADASLYVGRPLFIPARPTPAPTRTPTTPPELRPTSTPSLTPAPRVPITLGNASQLAEVAQIQPPGRAAVYSAKFSPDGTRIVYGTSSNEVVVYSFGARRNIRSLSGHDTTVVSTVWSPDGTRVASGDGNGKVYVWDVENGERVLELVGHTSTVFGLAYSGGGAYIASGSNDDSVRVWDAYTGRLEMHLGGSGGTIYKTMFSNDGSRVVAVSSDRRVRVWDWRNNRLISETELRGFVGALAFNPDGDTYATGADGPQSGEVHLWSLSTYAPFRVLQVPEYVLDVAFSPDGSLLASVGWDDTLHVFDWRSGAELAALSGHTADVQAVDFSPNGTLIVTSAEDGTIRLWGIP, from the coding sequence ATGATGTTCAACAGTCTCTCCGGGCAAACGCTCGGCAAGTACGAACTGCGCGATCTGCTCGGCTCCGGCGGCATGGGCGCGGTCTACCGCGGCTATGACCATGCGCTCCGGCGTGAGGTCGCCGTCAAGGTGATCAACTTGGCGGCCGGTGGTGCGGACCTGCAAGCCCGCTTCATCCGCGAAGCGCAGACGTCTGCGGCGCTCGAACACAACCACATCGTGCGGATCTACGACTACGGCGTCGAGCGCGACATCAACTACGTCGTCATGCAGTACCTGACCGGCGGGTCGTTGGCCGAGCGCATCAAGCAGGCGGCGGATCAAGGCCGGCCGCGCGCAAGCCTGACTGAGGTCGCTGCGCTGCTTCAGCACCTCGCCAGCGCGCTCGACTACGCGCACAAGCAGGGCGTCGTCCACCGCGACATCAAGCCGGCCAACGTGATGTTCAACAATCAGGGACAGGCGTTCATCGTCGACTTCGGCATCGCCAAGCTGCTGACCGGTGCGACCAACCTGACCGGCACCAACATGGCGATGGGCACGCCCAGCTACATGCCGCCCGAGCAGTGGTCGCAGCGCGACCTGACCCCCGCCGCCGATCAGTACGCGCTGGCCGTGACGACCTATCAGCTCGTGTCGGGCCGATTGCCATTCGAAGCCGACAGCGTGCCGTCGTTGTGGTACAAGATCGAGAACGATCAGCCCACGCCGCTGCACATCCTGCGCCCGGACATCCCGCACGAGGCGATGCTGGTCATCAACCGGGCGATGGGGAAGATCCCCGCCGAGCGATTCCCGAACTGTACGCAATTTGCGCAGGCGTTCGAAGCCGCGACCTACGGCGCGGAGTCCGGCGCGACCGAGTATTTCACGTTCAAGCTTGCGCGCCCGGCGTCCGCGGTTTCGCGTACCCCGACGCCTCAGACGCCGGGCGGATCGTCTGGCAGCGGCACGCCGCCGCCATCAAGCCGCACGCCGTCCATCGCCGTGACTCCGCCCGTATCGCAGCCTCGGGGCGGTTTCCCGCGCGGCCTCTTGATTGTCGGCGCGCTCGCGATTGTCGCGCTGCTTGTAGTTGCTGCCGCGCTGCTGGGCGGGCGCGGACCGTCCGAGTCCGACCTGCGTCTGACGGAAGTCAACCAGACGCTAGTTGCGGTCGGTCTGGCGACCGCCAGCGAAGCGACCCGCCAGAGCGGACTGGAACTGATCGTCACCGAGACCGCGACCGACAGCCCAACCGACTCGCCTTCGCCTACAGCTACGGATGCGCCGACCGACGAACCAACGCGCGCGCCATCGGAAACGCCCACCGATAGCCCAACTTCCACACCTACGGCGACCGCCACCGACGCGCCCAGCGCAACACCGACCGACGAGCCGACCGCTACCGCGACGATTTCCGCGCGGGAGGCCGCACTCGCCACCCTCGATACCGCCGCCACGATGACGGCCACGCAGTGGACGCCGACGTGGACGCCGGACTTCGACGCCACCGTGCGCGCAGAGCTCACGGCGGTATTCGTCGAGACTCAGATCGCGCGCGCCACCGCCCGCGCTGAAGAACGCTTGGTCGCCCAGCAGACGCAGGACGCAAGCGCGACGGCGGAGACGATCGAAACCCTGAGCGCCGACCAGACGCGCGTCGCACAGCAAACCCAAGTAGTCGCCGCGACTGAACGCGCGCAGGCGACGGTGTTCGCTCAACAGACTCTCGATGCCGCCGCGATTGTCAGCGCGGAGCAAACCGCAGCCGCACAGGCGGAGTTCGACGCACAGGCAACGGGAATCGCCGAGGTGACGTTATCTGCTCAACAGACGCTGGCCGCAGCAGCGACCGTTGGCGCGGAGCAAACCGCGGCCGCACAGGTGGAGTTCGATGCGCGGGCCACGGGTATTGCGCAGGCGACGGTGTTCGCCCAGCAGACTCTGGACGCTGCGCCGACAATAACGCCGACCATCGGCCCTGAAGGTGGTCTCTACCACGTACAAGCAGGCGACACGATCGCCAGCATCGCGGTTCGGTTCAACGTATCGGTTCTGTCGCTGATGGCGGCGAACCAGATCACCGCCGATGCGTCGCTGTATGTCGGGAGGCCGCTTTTCATCCCCGCGCGACCGACGCCAGCGCCGACCCGAACACCGACGACTCCGCCGGAACTGCGCCCGACCTCCACGCCCTCGCTGACGCCGGCGCCGCGCGTGCCGATTACGCTCGGCAATGCCAGTCAGCTTGCCGAAGTCGCGCAGATTCAACCGCCAGGCAGGGCGGCTGTTTACTCGGCCAAGTTCAGCCCGGATGGCACGCGCATCGTCTACGGCACGTCATCCAACGAAGTTGTGGTTTACTCGTTCGGCGCGAGGCGCAACATTCGCAGCTTGTCAGGACACGATACCACCGTCGTCAGCACGGTGTGGAGCCCGGACGGCACGCGCGTCGCCAGCGGTGACGGAAACGGTAAGGTATACGTCTGGGATGTCGAAAACGGAGAGCGTGTGCTGGAGCTTGTCGGGCACACCAGCACGGTGTTCGGACTCGCGTACAGCGGCGGTGGCGCGTATATCGCCTCGGGCTCTAACGATGATTCGGTGCGCGTTTGGGACGCCTACACCGGCCGCTTGGAGATGCACCTCGGCGGCAGCGGCGGCACGATCTACAAGACGATGTTTTCGAACGACGGCTCGCGTGTCGTGGCGGTGTCGTCAGATCGCCGTGTGCGGGTCTGGGATTGGCGCAACAACCGCCTCATCAGCGAGACCGAATTGCGCGGGTTTGTCGGCGCGTTGGCCTTCAATCCGGACGGCGACACCTACGCCACGGGCGCCGATGGCCCGCAGTCCGGCGAAGTCCACCTGTGGAGCTTGTCCACCTATGCCCCGTTCCGCGTGCTGCAAGTGCCCGAATACGTCCTCGACGTCGCCTTCAGCCCGGACGGGTCGCTGCTGGCGAGCGTAGGCTGGGACGACACCCTGCACGTGTTCGACTGGCGCAGCGGGGCCGAACTCGCGGCGCTCTCCGGCCACACCGCCGACGTTCAGGCCGTCGACTTCAGCCCGAACGGCACACTGATCGTTACCTCCGCCGAAGACGGCACGATCCGCCTGTGGGGGATTCCCTAA
- a CDS encoding TrkH family potassium uptake protein: protein MDRYRAHLRDRYRAIVGYVGMLAAIIGVINLVPVLLIVFYPDEAVHAGGFLLGGLPMLVLGLLAAKRFIPREPISLDIQEGSVVVLLAWLLGILSSAVPMMAGVGLNFSQGVFESTSAWTTTGLSVVDVTTAPNLILFFRSWLQACGGAGFAIIALSAVAGSFASGLSAAEGRTDQLAPNVRQSATLVFRIYIAYNVVGIIALLIAGMEPLDAVVHAFSAVSGGGFSTKVDSIGHWDSLAIEAVIIVLMVLSALNFVIAYTLLQRKFRTAIRNGELRMMLAGLVVGPLLLFGIVVPLYPTAHEGVRAAVFEAASAWTTTGFSTTSYLPWAEFGWLVLISLMLIGGGTGSTAGGIKQLRIYILYKSVIWELKRAFLPKHAINEPAIWHGERRDLLNDKQVRQAALFVGMYITVFFIGSGIIAAHGYTLRESLFEFTSSLSTVGLSVGVTRPDMPLGVMWTQTAGMFLGRLEFFAVLIGVFKLTGDLRQMASRRDD, encoded by the coding sequence ATGGATCGCTACCGCGCGCATCTGCGCGATCGATATCGCGCCATCGTGGGTTATGTCGGTATGCTGGCGGCGATCATCGGCGTCATCAACCTTGTGCCGGTACTGCTCATCGTGTTCTACCCCGATGAGGCGGTACACGCTGGCGGCTTTCTGCTCGGCGGGTTGCCGATGCTGGTGCTGGGCCTCTTGGCCGCCAAGCGGTTTATCCCGAGGGAGCCGATCTCGCTTGACATTCAGGAAGGGTCGGTGGTTGTCCTGCTTGCGTGGCTGTTGGGCATCCTCAGCAGTGCCGTTCCGATGATGGCCGGCGTCGGCCTGAATTTCTCGCAAGGCGTTTTTGAGTCGACCAGCGCGTGGACGACTACCGGTCTTTCAGTCGTGGACGTCACGACAGCCCCCAACCTGATTCTATTCTTCCGCAGTTGGCTGCAAGCGTGCGGCGGCGCAGGGTTCGCCATCATCGCGCTGTCCGCCGTAGCCGGCTCGTTCGCGTCTGGGCTGTCGGCGGCGGAGGGCCGCACCGATCAGCTTGCGCCAAACGTCCGCCAAAGCGCGACGCTGGTGTTCCGCATCTACATTGCATACAACGTTGTCGGGATCATAGCCCTGCTCATCGCGGGCATGGAGCCGCTGGATGCGGTCGTGCACGCGTTCTCGGCCGTCAGCGGCGGCGGATTCTCGACCAAAGTCGACTCGATCGGCCACTGGGACAGCCTCGCCATCGAAGCCGTCATTATCGTCCTCATGGTGCTCAGCGCGCTCAACTTCGTCATCGCGTATACCCTGCTACAACGCAAGTTTCGCACCGCGATCCGCAACGGCGAGCTTCGCATGATGCTGGCCGGTCTCGTGGTCGGGCCGCTGCTGCTGTTCGGGATCGTCGTGCCGCTGTATCCGACCGCGCACGAAGGCGTGCGGGCGGCCGTGTTCGAGGCCGCATCGGCGTGGACGACGACCGGGTTCTCGACCACGTCTTATCTGCCGTGGGCCGAGTTCGGCTGGCTGGTGCTCATCAGCCTCATGCTGATCGGCGGCGGCACCGGCTCGACCGCGGGCGGCATTAAGCAGCTGCGCATCTATATTCTGTACAAGTCGGTGATCTGGGAACTGAAGCGCGCCTTCCTACCGAAGCATGCGATCAACGAGCCGGCGATCTGGCACGGTGAACGGCGCGACCTCCTCAACGACAAGCAGGTGCGGCAGGCGGCGCTATTCGTCGGCATGTACATCACCGTATTCTTCATCGGCTCAGGGATTATCGCGGCCCACGGCTATACCCTGCGCGAAAGCCTGTTCGAGTTCACCAGTTCGCTGTCCACGGTCGGCCTCTCGGTTGGCGTCACGCGCCCCGACATGCCGCTCGGCGTGATGTGGACGCAGACGGCAGGCATGTTCCTTGGCCGGCTCGAATTCTTCGCCGTGCTGATCGGGGTATTCAAGCTCACCGGCGACCTTCGCCAGATGGCCTCCCGGCGAGACGACTAG
- a CDS encoding NAD-binding protein: MHIILYGGSRTVYYLARQFVRSKVHVVVLNPDVTQCRELASQTKATVVVGDGTDINRLEEAGARMTDAFLALTPNDQDNLIACQIANRKFGVPRTIALVNDPDNEEIFTKLGVTVAFSATRVIGQMLESETSFANVHELMPLMKGRVTLTDVHLPRSAPAVGMTLNDLPLSGNTLIGCVVRGDEVIVPRGSTVLQADDHVLVISDVEHHERDLEAILG, from the coding sequence ATGCACATCATTCTGTATGGCGGCAGCAGGACCGTCTACTATCTCGCGCGCCAGTTCGTCCGCAGCAAAGTACACGTGGTCGTCCTAAACCCGGATGTCACCCAATGCCGCGAACTCGCCAGCCAGACCAAAGCCACTGTCGTAGTCGGTGACGGCACCGACATCAACCGGCTTGAAGAAGCGGGCGCGCGCATGACCGACGCGTTCCTCGCCCTCACCCCTAACGATCAGGATAATCTGATCGCGTGCCAGATCGCCAACCGCAAGTTCGGCGTGCCGCGCACGATCGCACTGGTCAACGACCCCGACAACGAGGAGATCTTCACCAAGCTCGGCGTGACGGTGGCGTTCAGCGCGACGCGCGTCATCGGGCAGATGCTGGAGTCCGAGACGTCGTTTGCCAACGTCCACGAGCTGATGCCATTGATGAAGGGCCGGGTCACGCTCACCGATGTGCACCTTCCCAGAAGCGCGCCCGCCGTCGGCATGACGCTCAACGACCTGCCGCTGTCCGGCAACACGTTGATCGGCTGCGTCGTGCGCGGTGACGAGGTAATAGTCCCGCGCGGCTCGACCGTCCTGCAAGCCGATGACCATGTGCTGGTCATCAGCGACGTCGAGCATCACGAGCGGGATCTGGAAGCCATCCTCGGTTAG